One genomic window of Paenibacillus xylanilyticus includes the following:
- a CDS encoding YitT family protein gives MPKIIWHSLVIILGAAAIACGFNWFLVPHQLLSGGVSGISMLLGYFTSLNLSIMYFVLNIPLLVAGWFILGRRFIILSIVSVAATSWFIGLLPVFVVATDPLLSCVFGGVLVGLGTGISFRVGGSTGGLDIVGSIFTRYRDFPIGTVMAGMNGAIIMLAGYLNNDWNIALASMVSIYITGKVLDLIHISHVKVTLYIITNETEAMLKKLLVRPRGVTKIKTQGAYTDIEKDMLMTVTTRYELVEIKRIIKETDPNAFVNIVETVGVMGSFRRS, from the coding sequence TTGCCCAAAATAATATGGCACTCTTTGGTGATCATATTGGGTGCTGCAGCTATTGCCTGTGGCTTCAACTGGTTTTTGGTTCCCCATCAGCTGTTAAGCGGCGGGGTATCCGGTATTTCCATGCTTCTTGGTTATTTTACAAGCCTGAATCTTAGTATAATGTACTTTGTTCTCAACATTCCTCTGCTAGTCGCAGGTTGGTTTATTCTTGGACGACGATTTATTATATTAAGCATCGTGTCGGTAGCTGCCACATCCTGGTTTATCGGGTTGCTGCCTGTTTTTGTCGTGGCAACAGACCCTCTGCTCAGCTGTGTGTTTGGCGGCGTGCTCGTAGGTCTTGGTACAGGCATCTCCTTCCGTGTTGGGGGTTCTACAGGAGGACTCGACATTGTGGGTTCCATTTTCACGCGTTACCGGGATTTCCCCATCGGTACCGTTATGGCGGGTATGAATGGGGCTATTATTATGCTCGCCGGTTATTTGAACAATGACTGGAATATTGCTCTCGCCTCCATGGTTTCGATCTATATTACCGGTAAGGTGCTTGATCTGATCCATATCAGCCATGTTAAGGTGACATTGTACATTATCACCAACGAGACGGAAGCGATGTTGAAGAAATTGCTGGTTCGTCCCCGTGGTGTCACCAAGATCAAAACTCAGGGAGCATACACCGACATTGAAAAGGACATGTTAATGACAGTGACTACTCGTTATGAGCTGGTTGAGATTAAACGCATCATCAAGGAAACCGATCCAAATGCGTTCGTTAATATCGTTGAGACAGTCGGTGTCATGGGTTCTTTCCGCCGAAGTTGA